One stretch of Schistocerca nitens isolate TAMUIC-IGC-003100 chromosome 11, iqSchNite1.1, whole genome shotgun sequence DNA includes these proteins:
- the LOC126212974 gene encoding uncharacterized protein LOC126212974 isoform X2, protein MEGARITFSNLIIMNFVDGVIRWCIQRGLIAKERLCKKCSRPMRLIQRSDRSDGVQWCCSEISHVCRYSIRQKSWFAGSRLTIGDILKITYLWVKKCSGAFIGEELHLSKHTVVDWRSFCREVCVKDCIDNGDVLGGMGSVVEIVEAKLASRKFGRGKPVTGGWVYGGIERGSNKCFFQIVPKTTKRVFLNVLKKYVLPGTTVISDCFRSYDCLSDELFISLSVKHKMNFKDREDTQNVEGTWSSIKRYFRGTNKCKDGFDSHMFEYMWRRRWSDENDLFIKFLEAVRRVYNPE, encoded by the coding sequence AACGAGGGTTGATTGCCAAAGAACGGCTTTGTAAAAAATGCTCTCGGCCCATGAGGCTGATACAGAGAAGTGACCGAAGTGATGGTGTCCAGTGGTGTTGCAGTGAAATATCCCATGTTTGCCGCTACAGCATACGACAGAAAAGTTGGTTTGCGGGAAGCAGGCTGACGATAGGAGACATTTTAAAAATAACGTATTTATGGGTGAAGAAGTGTAGTGGCGCTTTCATTGGTGAAGAGTTACATTTGTCGAAGCACACTGTTGTCGACTGGCGCAGTTTTTGCCGTGAAGTTTGTGTCAAGGATTGTATAGATAATGGTGACGTGCTTGGGGGAATGGGATCAGTTGTTGAAATTGTCGAAGCAAAGTTGGCGAGTCGAAAGTTTGGAAGGGGTAAACCTGTTACCGGCGGATGGGTGTACGGCGGGATTGAAAGAGGAAGCAACAAATGTTTCTTCCAAATTGTTCCGAAAACAACAAAACGTGTGTTTTTAAATGTGCTTAAAAAATATGTGCTGCCGGGAACAACTGTCATTTCCGATTGTTTCCGATCATATGACTGCTTATCCGATGAACTGTTCATCAGCTTATCTGTAAAACACAAAATGAACTTCAAAGATAGAGAGGACACACAGAATGTAGAAGGGACATGGTCCTCGATCAAGCGTTATTTTCGTGGAACGAATAAGTGCAAGGACGGTTTTGATTCTCATATGTTTGAGTACatgtggaggaggaggtggagtgatgaaaacgatttatttataaaatttttggaagCAGTCCGTAGAGTTTATAACCCCGAATAA